A section of the Marmota flaviventris isolate mMarFla1 chromosome 19, mMarFla1.hap1, whole genome shotgun sequence genome encodes:
- the Zg16 gene encoding zymogen granule membrane protein 16 isoform X2: protein MLTIAILALLCASASANAIQARSSSYNGEYGGGGGQRFSHSGNQLDGPITALRVRVSRYYIVGLQVRYGKVWSDYVGGKSGDLEEIFLHPGESVIQVSGKYKNYLRKLVFVTDKGRYLPFGKDTGTSFNAVPLHPNTVLRFISGRAGSVIDAIGLHWDVYPC, encoded by the exons ATGTTGACGATTGCTATCCTAGCCCTTCtttgtgcctcagcctctgccaATGCCA tTCAGGCTAGGTCCTCCTCCTACAATGGAGAGTATGGAGGTGGTGGAGGACAGCGGTTCTCCCATTCTGGCAACCAGCTGGATGGCCCCATCACTGCCCTTCGTGTCCGTGTCAGTCGATACTACATTGTAGG TCTCCAGGTGCGCTATGGCAAGGTGTGGAGTGACTATGTGGGTGGCAAATCAGGAGACCTGGAGGAGATCTTTTTGCACCCTGGTGAATCAGTGATTCAGGTGTCTGGCAAATACAAGAACTATCTGAGGAAGCTGGTCTTTGTGACAGACAAGGGCCGCTACCTGCCTTTTGGGAAAGACACAGGCACAAGTTTCAATGCTGTCCCCTTGCACCCCAACACCGTCCTTCGATTCATCAGTGGCCGAGCTGGTTCTGTCATTGATGCCATCGGCCTGCACTGGGATGTCTACCCTTGCTGA
- the Zg16 gene encoding zymogen granule membrane protein 16 isoform X1 encodes MGTLVMLREMKTVSPRMLTIAILALLCASASANAIQARSSSYNGEYGGGGGQRFSHSGNQLDGPITALRVRVSRYYIVGLQVRYGKVWSDYVGGKSGDLEEIFLHPGESVIQVSGKYKNYLRKLVFVTDKGRYLPFGKDTGTSFNAVPLHPNTVLRFISGRAGSVIDAIGLHWDVYPC; translated from the exons ATGGGGACACTTGTGAtgctcagagaaatgaaaacggTCAG CCCCAGAATGTTGACGATTGCTATCCTAGCCCTTCtttgtgcctcagcctctgccaATGCCA tTCAGGCTAGGTCCTCCTCCTACAATGGAGAGTATGGAGGTGGTGGAGGACAGCGGTTCTCCCATTCTGGCAACCAGCTGGATGGCCCCATCACTGCCCTTCGTGTCCGTGTCAGTCGATACTACATTGTAGG TCTCCAGGTGCGCTATGGCAAGGTGTGGAGTGACTATGTGGGTGGCAAATCAGGAGACCTGGAGGAGATCTTTTTGCACCCTGGTGAATCAGTGATTCAGGTGTCTGGCAAATACAAGAACTATCTGAGGAAGCTGGTCTTTGTGACAGACAAGGGCCGCTACCTGCCTTTTGGGAAAGACACAGGCACAAGTTTCAATGCTGTCCCCTTGCACCCCAACACCGTCCTTCGATTCATCAGTGGCCGAGCTGGTTCTGTCATTGATGCCATCGGCCTGCACTGGGATGTCTACCCTTGCTGA